The Triticum urartu cultivar G1812 chromosome 5, Tu2.1, whole genome shotgun sequence genome contains the following window.
actgttgtggactacaggttccatacaaaggaacaacatgacttctatgagactatcttgcttgacaagaagcccatagtgtgtgacatgagatgggtcgattggACATTAATTGAGGAAAACgaggatcacttccctggtgtatatgacagcttcaaggcttgtggagttgatgagtttgtggctcagaagctcacaaaatggaatgatgagctcatcatgcagttctactccacagcgcacttctacccagatggaaggattttATGGATGTCTAAAGGCACTAGGTACCAGTCAAGAGTTGCAGAATGCgctaagttgatcaatgccccagaagaacatgaagatgacttggatgtctatgccaagaagaagaaggatcacaacaccatggcacacatgtacaaggagatcccagatgctactcttgagacacacaagtttggatcagtacattaccttctgtcaggcttgccaacaatcaattggatcctcaggcacactctcttgccaaagtcaggtgatcacaagatgatcagaggccatgcaattaacttgcttcacatctttgatgtcccacagaaattcaaagtcatgagcctaattgtggaaaccataaagaggacagctgcagatcagaagaggagttgtggatatgccccacagatccaggagctgattaactccaagatgggcattggcacatatctgctggataaggagcacctgcccatctacccagactttgagaacaacactgtggtgatggatgaaaatgaaccatcgtctgtacacgcacaagccaagaaggagaaggcaagggctgaaaaggctgcaaagatgccaactactgaagaggcatctcagtatcttctgaagaacACGCATGaacagcttggctacttgattgcctccactctgaggattgagaagggattggctaccctgactcaaaatcaagagagcttggagaggatcgtggagcagaagttctatgacctAGATGTGAAGTTCACTGAGATCTAGTCAGTCATTGAGCAACTTCAGGATAAAGTGCAGGGgaagaagggcaagacaaccactgatgcgtttgctagagtgcccagaggtcagaggtctgctgcagtgcctgttccagacactaGAGCAACTTTATCtacaccagctacagcttcagtgccaccagctctaGCACCTACTCCACCTgctccatctacatcaactgatgccttcgcccttggagttctgtctacacaaccacctgaagaccaagcctgagagttcatttagcactatgcatttttatgaactttttggtaacttgttgccaaagggggagaaaatgtatagatcataggcttggagagagagcgttgctttttactctctcttttttgtttggtggttaaacttcgtttatttgcttggttgagatactttatgcctttgtgatacttggatgatcatgtgtttgatcatatgctaccttaatgcttgttggatgacattatcctttttaTGTGATCactcactttgcttggtgatgaatgcatgtattttaattattatcattttgagcgctccaccaagatgtatgtgacatggaagagtaactcATGATCCTAACTATTTATGCATTtccagtccaaagcaaatcttaaactatgcacaaacttaggggaagctcttgcttttcacatacttctcaaagcgacaatgtttttcactcttattatcatttgtcgaagctttgatctatatgttgtcatcaattaccaaaaaggggagattgaaagtgcaactatccctaggtggttttggtaattcctaacaacatatagctcattgagctaatgctatttcaagattaatatctcaggaaagctcaatgattggcatggcatggatgagaaaattggacccctcaaaatgctaaggacaaaggattggctcaagctcaaagctcaagactctacattttctattttagtgatccaagatcacattgagtctatagaaaaagccaatactatcaaggagggatgaggtgttgcttaatgatgTTCTTGCTCAAAACGCTTAGTGATAtactccaaaaccctcaactactttctcacatccacatatgacctaaaccaaaagtcaaactcggctcCACCGATTCTTcatatccggcgccaccgagtttcaaatgtcttagccactgccacaaaccctaggcaaatcggtctcaccgatagggatatcggtctcaccgagatggggttgtaatctctctgtttcccttcgtaacgttttggtctcaccgagatgagtgatcggtGCCACCGAGATTTCAATGTAAACACTCTGTTTtgccttcgtaacatttcggtctcaccgaaatgagcgattggtcccaccgagtttgcctagCCAACTccctggttagcttattaccaaaatcggtcgcaccgagtttgtgtaatcggtctcaccgagattacgttatgccctaaccctaatcatatcggtcctaccgagttgcatgtcggtcccaccaaaaaccctaacggtcactagctttgccaaatcggtcagaccgagtttaaccattcggtcccaccgagtttgggaagttatgtgtaacggttagattttgtgtggaggctataaatacccctccacctcctcttcattcgtggagagagccatcagaacaaacctacacttccaacttactttctctgagagagaaccacctacacttgtgttgagaccaatatattccattcctaccatatgaatcttgatctctagccttccccaagatactttccactcaaatcttcttttcACAAAATCagaatcctgtgagagagagttgagtgttggggagactatcatttgaagcacaagagcaaggagttcatcatcaacacaccatttgttacttcttggagagtggtgtctcctagattggctaggtgtcacttgggagcctccgacaagattgtggagttgaaccaaggagtttgtaagggcaaggagatcgcctacttcgtgaagatctaccgctagtgaggcaagtccttcatgggcgatggccatggtgggatattgcttcttcgtggacccttcgtgggtggagccctccgtggattcgcgcaaccgttacccttcgtgggttgaagtctccatcaacgtggatgtacgatagcaccacctatcggaaccacggcAAAAACATACGTGTCttcaattgcgtttgaatcctccaaacccttccctttacattcttacAAGTTACAtactttactttctgctgctcatatactctttgcatgcttgcttgaattgtgttaagattgcttgacttgtccaaagttgctaaaatctgccagaAACTAAACttgggaaaatgctagatttttatttggtcaagtagtctaatcacccccctctagacatactttcgatcctacatcaGCGCCACCCATCCCTCCCGTCGGTCTCCCCACATGCACACCCCAGTGCCACCCTACCACATCGCTCCGGCCAGATCCGCACGCGTCCACACCCAGTCGCCCGTCCAACGACAATGAGCGATGGCCGACCGCAGACACCTACCTAAGTGGGGCCCTCGAAGCACCATCACGAGTTGCCCGCAGACGAGCAGACGGGGGACGCAACCAGTCGTCGCCGACACCAACCCGCTCCGCAATGATACCTGCAGCCACCGCCACCAAGCCCCCACGCCACTGCGAGGGCCACCACCTCGCTGCCGCAGAGCATCCCGTCCAGCAAGCGAGCCTCGCAgtcgccgccgcgccgcaccaGTCGCCAGCGACCAGATCCAGAAGGACCTGATCAGTGCCTGGCGACGCACACCCTCGCTAGAACCACGCCTCGTCCAGCCCTCCACACTCGGCCCGCTGCTTTGCAGCTCTACCGCCGAGCACAACCGCTCGGGAATGCCCGCCCGGGCCGAGCCCCCACAAGCGGGGAGGAGAATGGGCCCCACTGCCGCCGACACCCACTAGGCTTTGCTCGGCGGCGCGGACAGGCAGCGacgaggggaaggaagggagtgAGGGGAACACACCCCAGCGGCTTGGGTTAGCCCCTAGGTTGGACTCGATAACTTCGTTGTTTGTAGGTGTCTCATTTAGATGAGAATTAGCAAACCCGTTAGTTATAATAAggtgtgtctagggcacatctagatgtgctctagttattgcacatctaagtgagtgaatcaagtataaagagaaaaagaaaaaaaaagaaaaaaaatattcacacgaatctcaatgtaagatcgatgacatatgacttagatgtgcaatacttatggcacatctagatgtgctttagcaaaactgttaTAATAACTCAACTCTTATCCgtaaacaaaaaacaaaaaaaaaactcAGGTCAGCCACGAGTTCTGTGAGGTCTCCGCACCGCTAGTAGAATGTGCTACAGCGCGACGGACATCCACGCGAAGCACGCTCTGCGCCGCTTCGGTAGTTCGGTACACACGTCACCCCGGGCGTAATCATCAACACGCTACATGTAGTACGTTGGTGTGCGACGAACAAACGGCGGTATGGCGCGCTATGACGTGCCCGTGCACGTTGGCGCGTTACTAATACCGTCAAGTAATTCGTAGGCGAACGTCGGCGGCACATATACCCTCCTGCTGCACCGGCGATCGGCCGCACGGCAAGCCTGCAAGGCCGGTGGCCATGGCAGCTCGAACGGGTACGCCGCACCGGCGTACCTGTTCCTCTCATGCGCCCGCTCCACCTCCAGCGTCTCGAGGTCGACGGAGACAATCCATGTCTCCTCCTGCGGTGTCACGAGGATGTACCTCGTACTAGCCGAGACGATCTTGGCTGGTCGCTGGAAGTACGTCTCCTCGCGCCCCGGCTGCCCGCAGGTCGCCTCCGGCAGCCTTACGAGCTTCTCGGCCACCCACTCGCCGCTGCCCCGGAACTGCGCAAAGACCGTGAGGTCATTGTTGACCATCACGCGGACAACGCGCAGCGCGCCGTCGTGGCCGCCGATGACCCGGAAGGCTGAAGATTCATCCGGCATGCCCACGACGGTACACGGGAACTCGACGAGCGAGAACTCGAGGGTGGTCTCGTCGAGAGCCAGCACGACGACCTCACGCTCCATCCGCCAGTAGAGTGAAGAACGCGCGCGCCCTGCGAAGCTCATCGAGGCATACTCTGGAATGGAGACGACGTTCTCGGCCGCGCTCTGCCAGCCGCCCTCGCTGCCGGAGGAGAACACGGAGGCACGGGGAGTGCCGCGGCCATCCTCGAAATCATGGCTTTCGTAGCCCACGGCGAGCACCCGAAAATTCGACATGGCGATGAAGCCGCCACCAGACTCGTCCACGGCGACGCCGTCGAGCAGGAACACGCCGAGGAACAGGCGGGAGCCAGCCTCGTCCGAGCAGAGGATCGTCTGGTACGTCCGCGTGAGCGGGTCGCAGACGACCATGTCGGAGAAGTGGAGCTCCGAGTACCACGTTCTGTAGGCCATCCGGTGCCAGACGATATTCCTCCGGTAGAGCAGCAGGAGGCCCCCGCGGCTGTCGCCGAGCTCCCAGGGCAACGAGCGGTCGCCTTCCGGGAGGAAGTCGAGGGCGAGGCGGCGTCTGTCGATGGCGTCGGCCGTCGAGGGGTCCGGCACGTAGACATGGTTGCTGCTCCCGTCGGGCGGCGGCTCCTTGAAGCTGGGGTCGACGACGTGGTAGTGGCCTGGCATATGGGCCGCGTGGAGGGAGCGGAACCGGGCGAGGAAGGCGGCGGCCGAGACGATGCGGCGCCAGCGCTTGCAGGTGAAGGCGGCGCGGAGGAGGGCGAGGGAGGAGCCTACGTGCAGGAGGACGAGCTCGAGGAGGTGGTCGGGGATGTGATGCAACCCCGTTGGCCCTGGCGGGAGCGGCTCGCGCCTCGGCGCTCTCTTGGGCTTGCCGTTGCCGCGCCGGCGGCGGCCGCGACGCGCTCTCTTGGTCGCCATCGACGACGAACTCGCTCGAGGGGAATAGATCCTCTCGTTCGACACGAATGAATGGGTCTTATAAATTGATTCAGTGGCAAGCCCAAACGTGTTGTTGACGAGTTAAATTAAATATCTAAATGACGAATGAGTCTTGTAAAGTGATCCAGTGGCACGATTTCGAGCATATGCGTCTCCGTGTCTCCCACGGAACTATCCATGTATATTTTCATTGCTTTTCGAGGGAAAGGCAACTTGCCTCCCACGGAAAACTAGTATACGGAAGATATTACAATTTGTGAGGAAGGAAATGGATTCAAAGATTGCACCGCCCGTACGAACGGAATCACATGTTTATCTCTACTATAAAACAATGCCCATGCATTGCAACGTGAAATAATATGTTATAGTACGTTAACTTATAATTTACCTTTACCTCAAAAAAACTTATAATTTACCTGTCAATATTAATGTGATtgtgtaaataaatgttcatTGATCGTGAATTACTTTATATTTTTATTATAAATTCGGTAAGTAAATTGAAGTGGAATTGATTTAGAAGGTAAGTAAATTAAGATGATTGATTATCATATATACATGCAAGGTTGAACGAATGGGTGACGGAAAGAAATCTGAAATGGGAACCTTAGGTTTTTTTTTAAGTAGTAGACATAGTGAAAGGGCTTGTGCATTGCAACGGTAGAAAAAAAAGTCATAATCTTCAATGACTATGATCACATCTTCCTGCATTATCGAGACACACTATCACTCTCAATTTcgtgaaatcatgaacatttttttaaactcgtgaacatttctcaaattcatgaaCACTTTTAATATTTTTGAACATTTCCTAAAATCAAGAAcgttttttgaattcatgaaaaATTTAACTatttgcaaaaaaataaaaaaatttgttAACATTTGTAAACAATTTTCTTGAATCGGAGAACATTTTTAGAATGGACAAACATTGTTTTGGATATTGGTGAAATAATTTTTAAAATTCATGCGATCTAACAAACATATTTGAAATGCAGGATCATCTTTTGAATCAGCGAACATTTCATGAATGAATAAACTACTTTTTAAGTCAGCAACAATTTTTGAATTTTAAAATATTTTCCATTCATGTATTATTTTGAATTGAAATTTTTTGTTAATTTCATTAACATTTTTAATACATGAactttaaaaaaatcatgaacattgTTTTATGTCCCGAACATTGGTTTTCAAAATTTAGAACATTTCTTAATGAACAAACATTTTATTATGAATCACATACATTTTTTGAATCCACAAACATTTTATGATTTATTAAATATTTTACTTTAGAATTCTCATTTTCTTGAATTTTTGAAAAAATTGAAGTCCCAACTTATTTAAAGTagaaaaatgaaaatgaaaagaaaaaaataaaaacgaAATTTTTAAAAACAGGCCATCAGGACATGGGCTGGGTCAAATGGGCATGCTGCGTCTTTTCCCACCGCGTAGAGCGTAGTATAGAAGATCCCTACTGTATGCGCCAGCCCAGTCGGAGGATTCCCCTATGTGAAACATTTTTTATCACTTAAGGTGGCATTGGTCGGTAATATTTTGCAACTTTGGAGACAATTTTTGTGACGTACCACAAGAAGCAATAGTTTCTTTATTATTatgtatagatatagatatagatgtgcaGCCCGGATTTTGTACGGGGCCAAGCTAAGTTAGTGAAGAAAATATCCAGCCTAATAACTATTTCAATAATGTAATAATTTGTATCtgtttgaatttgtttctctgaACATCAAAAATAAATAATATAGAAAGAAACTAGAGCTTAACATTTACTAAAAGACATAGGTATGCtaaataattaataaaaatacAAAGCATTCTAAAAATAACAAAAATTACATCAAAGTCCCCGAACCATCAAACAACTACTATCATCACCAGAACAAATGGTTGATGCGTTGGTAACGCCTTCTCAACGCaagagccccccccccccccccccccccccccccccccccccgcccagGCCGCTGGTAATGACTTCTCATTTAGATCATCATGCAATGCCTAAGAAAATCGTCTCTCAATTTACATAGTAAACATGACTTCAAAATTTCCATAGCTAAAAATTGAATAAATCGGTTACTCAAATAAAATCAAATTGATTAAATAAATCAGTTACTCAAAAACTAATTTAAATTAATCCTTCCAGCAGTGCATTTTTTCATAACTTAAAGTCTTGAAATTAACATGACATATCAAATATTATATTTTGCGAGGGGCATATTTTACATTGTCAAAATGATTGAAAAGTTGTATAGTGTTTTTTTTTCGCGGGTAAAAAGTTGTATAGTGTTGACAACATAAGATGAGATGCTTTGGCTTCAGAGATCTAGAATCACTTGGCTGAAAGAGGGTGACCGGAATACCAAATACTTTCAAAGCAAAGCCGTTTGCAGAGCGAGGAAAAACAAAATTAGAGAGCTTACGGATAGTATTGGGATTGTGCACTTTGTTTTTGCAACCATGGGGCTGTTAGCTAATGAGTACTTTCATAACATTTTCTCGGTTGATACATCCCTGGATGCTTCACCGTTTCTGGACCTACTGGACTCTAGGTTGTCGGCCGAAGATAACACCAATCTATGCAAGACCTTCTCTGATAAGGAAATTTTGGATGCACTATTTCAAATAGGCCCGCTCAAAGCACCAAGCCCGGATGGCCTTCCGGCAAGGTTCTTCCAACGCAGCTGGGGCACGCTAAAGGAGGGGGTTTTGGCGGCAGTGAAAGATTTTTTCCACACAGGAGTTATGCTGGAGGGGGTAAATTCTACATCCATTGTGCTCATTCCTAAAATCTGAAACCCTACCAAACTTTCGGATTACAGACCTATTAGTC
Protein-coding sequences here:
- the LOC125556020 gene encoding uncharacterized protein LOC125556020 gives rise to the protein MATKRARRGRRRRGNGKPKRAPRREPLPPGPTGLHHIPDHLLELVLLHVGSSLALLRAAFTCKRWRRIVSAAAFLARFRSLHAAHMPGHYHVVDPSFKEPPPDGSSNHVYVPDPSTADAIDRRRLALDFLPEGDRSLPWELGDSRGGLLLLYRRNIVWHRMAYRTWYSELHFSDMVVCDPLTRTYQTILCSDEAGSRLFLGVFLLDGVAVDESGGGFIAMSNFRVLAVGYESHDFEDGRGTPRASVFSSGSEGGWQSAAENVVSIPEYASMSFAGRARSSLYWRMEREVVVLALDETTLEFSLVEFPCTVVGMPDESSAFRVIGGHDGALRVVRVMVNNDLTVFAQFRGSGEWVAEKLVRLPEATCGQPGREETYFQRPAKIVSASTRYILVTPQEETWIVSVDLETLEVERAHERNRYAGAAYPFELPWPPALQACRAADRRCSRRVYVPPTFAYELLDGISNAPTCTGTS